One Edaphobacter flagellatus genomic region harbors:
- a CDS encoding amidohydrolase/deacetylase family metallohydrolase, whose protein sequence is MIHSLRKRSITCCAVLSLAASSVYSFAQERMPPLPPPPANIAYDLILQSGHVIDDKNHIDSVMDVAIKNGKIAKVAPHIASSEALKTIDVKGLYVTPGLIDLHVHVYSGTGEKNSYAGDNSVPPDGFTFRVGVTTVVDAGCAGWRNFEDFKDRIIDRSKTRVLAMLNIVGSGMRGDKYENNQADMDGEATAKMALKYPNVVVGIKTAHYAGPEWTPVEQAVIAGTKANIPVMVDFGNNHPESRPLYDLLTKKLRPGDIYTHMYSGLRNEQDPVTMGPSKAFIEGRKRGIFFDTGTGGGSFKFSLAVPMVKDGFIPDSISTDLHIGSMNGATKDELNVASKMMAIGISLQEAVAEMTSHPAREIKHEELGNLSVGSVADVAVLRLEEGHYGFTDMVNGRLDGTKKLTAEITIKDGRIVYDLNGMEADKWDAPADPNAAYAYRWTTFAPRVRQVRPSDNNRH, encoded by the coding sequence ATGATTCATTCACTGCGTAAACGATCCATCACCTGTTGTGCGGTTCTTTCGCTGGCCGCCTCATCTGTTTATTCCTTCGCTCAGGAGAGGATGCCGCCGCTTCCGCCGCCTCCAGCAAATATCGCCTACGATCTCATCCTGCAGAGCGGTCATGTCATCGACGATAAGAATCACATCGATTCGGTGATGGACGTCGCCATCAAGAATGGCAAGATCGCTAAGGTCGCTCCGCACATTGCCTCTTCAGAAGCACTCAAGACCATCGATGTCAAAGGCCTTTACGTCACGCCGGGTCTCATCGATCTTCACGTGCACGTCTACAGCGGTACAGGCGAAAAGAATTCCTACGCTGGCGACAATAGCGTTCCTCCCGACGGTTTTACCTTCCGCGTCGGAGTCACCACGGTTGTTGATGCGGGCTGCGCCGGCTGGCGTAACTTCGAGGACTTCAAGGATCGCATCATTGATCGCTCTAAGACCCGCGTCCTCGCCATGCTGAACATCGTGGGTTCCGGGATGCGTGGCGATAAGTACGAGAACAATCAGGCCGACATGGACGGGGAAGCCACCGCAAAGATGGCGCTCAAGTACCCGAATGTTGTTGTGGGCATCAAGACCGCCCATTACGCCGGGCCAGAGTGGACGCCGGTCGAGCAGGCCGTCATCGCCGGCACGAAAGCCAATATTCCTGTCATGGTCGACTTCGGCAACAATCATCCCGAGAGCCGCCCTCTCTATGACCTGCTGACGAAGAAGTTGCGTCCTGGCGACATCTACACACACATGTACTCCGGCCTGCGCAATGAGCAGGACCCTGTCACGATGGGGCCCAGCAAGGCCTTCATCGAAGGCCGCAAGCGTGGCATCTTCTTCGACACAGGCACAGGCGGTGGCAGCTTCAAGTTCTCGCTCGCAGTACCCATGGTCAAAGATGGTTTTATTCCGGACTCCATTTCGACGGATCTTCATATCGGCAGCATGAACGGTGCAACCAAGGACGAGCTCAATGTCGCCAGCAAGATGATGGCGATTGGCATCTCCTTGCAGGAGGCGGTGGCCGAAATGACCTCGCATCCGGCGCGCGAGATCAAGCATGAAGAACTAGGCAATCTCTCCGTCGGTTCCGTTGCCGACGTCGCGGTGCTTCGCCTGGAAGAAGGCCACTACGGTTTCACCGATATGGTCAATGGCCGCCTCGACGGAACGAAGAAGCTGACTGCCGAGATCACCATCAAGGACGGCAGGATCGTCTATGATCTCAATGGCATGGAAGCAGACAAGTGGGATGCTCCGGCCGATCCCAACGCAGCCTACGCCTATCGCTGGACGACCTTCGCGCCCCGTGTGCGTCAAGTACGTCCGAGCGACAACAATCGTCACTAA
- a CDS encoding lactonase family protein, whose protein sequence is MSTKISRRGFLHGASAAAVLGASPAWAKHSGERMLFVGTQTGQTSKGIYAYSFDEATGELKQTALAAEADSPTFLALSPNHKFLFTANELNQYEGKRSGAVSSYVVDRSTMKLTKINEVSAKGSGTCHVSVDHTGRCVFAANYGGGSAASFAVDPSGKLSEAVSFFQYEGHGPMPQQKGPRGHRATVSPDNKYFFVNDLGLDEIHVYHLDASTAKLTAQDPPAWKAEPGSGPRSLLFHPNHKWAYCVNEVGSSVNVLQWDKKKGVFTTVQLISTVPEGHQGPSAPSDIVMDKKGRFVYVANRLDDFMVSFSISPADGKLTLMERTSCGGKTPRHIALSPSGKWLLVANQATDNLSVFARDPKTGKLANDGKSFPLSRPQCIVFV, encoded by the coding sequence ATGTCAACGAAGATATCGAGGCGTGGATTTCTTCACGGAGCCTCGGCAGCTGCGGTGCTTGGAGCTTCTCCAGCCTGGGCAAAGCATTCCGGTGAGCGCATGTTGTTTGTAGGAACGCAGACAGGACAGACGAGCAAAGGTATTTATGCGTACAGTTTCGATGAGGCGACCGGCGAGCTGAAACAGACTGCGCTGGCAGCAGAGGCCGATAGCCCAACATTTCTCGCCTTGTCGCCAAACCACAAGTTTCTGTTTACAGCCAATGAGCTGAATCAGTACGAAGGCAAGCGAAGCGGTGCTGTCTCAAGCTATGTTGTCGATCGCAGCACGATGAAGCTGACGAAGATCAATGAAGTGTCCGCCAAAGGCTCGGGGACGTGCCATGTCAGCGTCGATCATACGGGCCGTTGCGTCTTTGCCGCGAACTATGGCGGAGGCAGCGCTGCATCGTTTGCCGTGGACCCGAGCGGCAAGTTGAGCGAGGCGGTCTCGTTCTTTCAATACGAGGGCCATGGTCCGATGCCGCAGCAGAAGGGGCCGCGGGGCCATCGCGCGACGGTTTCTCCGGACAACAAATATTTCTTTGTGAACGATCTGGGACTGGACGAAATTCACGTCTATCACCTGGACGCATCGACAGCGAAGTTGACGGCGCAAGATCCTCCTGCGTGGAAGGCCGAGCCTGGTTCAGGGCCGCGTTCCCTGCTCTTCCATCCGAACCATAAGTGGGCCTACTGCGTAAATGAAGTGGGCTCGTCGGTCAACGTGCTGCAGTGGGACAAAAAGAAGGGTGTCTTCACAACCGTGCAATTGATCTCGACGGTACCGGAGGGACATCAGGGACCGTCTGCTCCGTCGGACATTGTGATGGATAAGAAGGGCCGCTTTGTGTACGTCGCAAACCGCCTGGATGACTTTATGGTGTCGTTCTCGATATCGCCAGCGGATGGGAAGCTGACGCTCATGGAGAGAACCTCGTGCGGAGGCAAGACCCCGCGGCATATTGCATTGTCTCCAAGCGGTAAATGGCTGCTGGTCGCAAATCAGGCAACCGACAATCTTTCTGTATTTGCACGCGACCCTAAGACCGGCAAACTGGCGAACGACGGCAAGAGCTTCCCGTTGTCGCGGCCGCAGTGTATTGTCTTCGTCTAG